One Lysinibacillus fusiformis genomic window carries:
- a CDS encoding response regulator transcription factor gives MSENISVLVVDDEDRIRRLLKMYLEREGYLVDEAENGEEAIEKSLEKEYHCILLDIMMPEKDGLEVCAEIRERAATPIILLTAKGEEANRVQGFELGADDYIVKPFSPREVVLRVKAILRRSQAFSPTTSASSSKDLVVFQHLMIDHDAHRVTAEGIEVNLTPKEYELLYFLAKSPDKVFDREQLLKEVWHYDFFGDLRTVDTHVKRLREKLNRVSENAAKMIVTVWGVGYKFEVVNE, from the coding sequence GTGTCAGAAAATATTTCAGTATTAGTAGTAGATGACGAGGATCGTATTCGCCGCTTATTGAAAATGTATTTAGAGCGTGAAGGATACTTAGTTGACGAAGCAGAGAATGGTGAAGAAGCGATCGAGAAATCTTTAGAAAAAGAGTATCACTGTATTTTACTTGATATTATGATGCCTGAAAAAGATGGGCTTGAAGTGTGTGCTGAAATCCGTGAGCGTGCTGCAACACCAATTATTTTATTAACTGCGAAGGGCGAGGAAGCGAATCGTGTACAAGGGTTCGAGCTTGGTGCAGATGATTATATTGTAAAACCATTTAGTCCTCGTGAAGTTGTCCTACGTGTGAAGGCTATTTTACGCCGATCACAAGCATTCTCACCTACGACGAGCGCATCTTCTTCAAAAGATTTAGTTGTATTCCAACACTTAATGATCGATCATGATGCCCACCGTGTAACGGCAGAGGGTATCGAAGTAAATTTAACACCGAAAGAATATGAATTACTGTATTTTCTAGCAAAATCGCCAGACAAAGTATTTGACCGTGAACAATTACTAAAAGAAGTTTGGCATTATGATTTCTTTGGGGACCTACGTACAGTCGATACACATGTAAAGCGTTTACGTGAAAAGCTCAATCGTGTATCAGAGAACGCTGCAAAAATGATTGTCACTGTTTGGGGCGTTGGCTACAAATTTGAGGTTGTTAATGAATAG
- a CDS encoding ATP-binding protein, translating to MNRIWNSVVGKLWVTILLLVSFVLFVFTVLMLEFLQNYHMQQAEISLRQTAATVASIVDDNETAETTSELLTDILPDSTNALIAISHVEVSFAMQEGVNKKEIQDTILANKTFHEIFQSDEPVIKEMMMPSSTDKDKMESYVVLAFPLNVENAVHGAVFIYQSPDALHKTSKETTKIVFLAAFIAFVLTTFFAFFLSSRITSPLRKMRELAFEISKGNFEAKMPTTQNDEIGQLAVAFNQMGRQLKHNLEVINQENEQLSNILTSMTDAVITFNRDRTILLSNPPAERLMQKWFVNKGSQSTKPIPPELYHMLDHVLMFEDKLEEEIEMDGNYYTFTISPLYSGELIRGAVAVIRDMTEQHRLEKLRSDFIANVSHELRTPIAMLQGYSEALMDDFIQDQEERNEITKIIYDESKRMGRLVTDLLDLARMESGHMALYKDELPINSSFERITQKFAQVAKEKHIQLIFDSEFNDDAIISIDEDRIEQVLTNLVDNALRHTDEGSVTVKVEKEPTFAKISVQDTGHGIPQDDLPYVFERFYKADKARTRSKGGTGLGLAIARNIVKAHSGNIMVDSVLKEGTTFTFYLPFD from the coding sequence ATGAATAGAATATGGAATAGTGTTGTCGGGAAGCTATGGGTAACCATATTGCTTCTCGTTTCATTTGTATTATTTGTTTTCACGGTTTTAATGCTCGAATTTCTTCAAAACTATCATATGCAGCAGGCAGAGATCTCGCTACGTCAAACGGCTGCAACTGTCGCAAGTATTGTTGATGACAATGAAACGGCAGAAACGACTTCGGAATTATTAACAGATATTTTACCAGATAGTACGAATGCACTTATTGCAATCAGCCATGTCGAAGTATCATTTGCGATGCAAGAAGGCGTTAACAAAAAAGAAATTCAAGATACGATATTGGCCAACAAAACTTTCCATGAAATTTTTCAATCAGATGAACCTGTCATTAAAGAAATGATGATGCCGTCCTCAACAGACAAAGATAAAATGGAATCTTATGTCGTACTCGCCTTTCCTTTAAATGTGGAAAATGCTGTGCATGGTGCAGTCTTTATTTATCAAAGTCCAGATGCACTACATAAAACATCGAAAGAAACAACGAAAATTGTCTTTTTAGCGGCATTTATAGCCTTCGTATTAACGACATTCTTTGCATTTTTCTTATCTTCACGTATTACTTCGCCATTGCGTAAAATGCGAGAATTGGCATTTGAAATCTCCAAAGGAAACTTCGAAGCGAAAATGCCAACCACACAAAATGATGAAATTGGTCAACTTGCAGTTGCTTTTAACCAAATGGGTCGCCAGCTGAAACACAATTTAGAGGTTATCAATCAAGAAAATGAACAGTTGTCGAATATCCTGACTTCGATGACGGATGCCGTTATTACGTTTAATCGTGACCGTACAATATTACTTAGCAATCCACCTGCTGAACGTTTAATGCAAAAATGGTTTGTCAATAAGGGTTCACAAAGTACAAAGCCCATCCCGCCAGAGCTGTATCATATGCTCGATCATGTACTGATGTTTGAGGATAAGCTCGAAGAGGAAATTGAAATGGATGGAAATTATTACACGTTTACGATTAGTCCGCTCTATAGTGGTGAATTGATACGTGGAGCGGTGGCTGTTATACGTGATATGACTGAGCAGCATCGTCTAGAAAAGCTCCGATCTGATTTTATAGCCAATGTGTCACATGAGTTACGTACGCCGATTGCGATGCTCCAGGGCTACTCTGAAGCCTTAATGGATGATTTCATTCAAGATCAAGAAGAACGCAATGAAATTACAAAAATTATTTATGATGAATCAAAGCGGATGGGACGCCTTGTTACGGACTTATTGGACCTTGCGCGTATGGAGTCTGGACATATGGCGCTCTACAAAGATGAGTTACCAATTAACTCATCATTCGAGCGTATCACACAAAAATTTGCGCAAGTGGCAAAGGAAAAGCATATTCAGCTTATTTTTGATAGTGAATTTAATGATGATGCGATTATTAGCATAGATGAGGATCGTATTGAGCAAGTATTAACCAATTTGGTTGATAATGCACTTCGTCATACGGATGAAGGATCAGTAACAGTGAAAGTGGAGAAGGAGCCAACCTTTGCCAAAATTTCTGTACAGGACACAGGACATGGTATTCCACAGGATGATTTACCGTATGTCTTTGAACGCTTCTATAAGGCAGATAAGGCACGTACGCGTTCAAAAGGTGGCACAGGTCTTGGGCTTGCAATTGCGAGAAATATCGTCAAGGCACATTCAGGAAATATTATGGTTGATAGTGTTTTAAAAGAAGGTACGACTTTCACGTTTTATTTACCATTCGATTAA
- the sigX gene encoding RNA polymerase sigma factor SigX — translation MNDSVFHRLYDVYHQDVFQFLIYLVKNRTLAEDLAHEVYVRVLRSYDHFAGNSSEKTWLFAIAKNVAIDHFRKQAVRKKHSLDFFDWETEQLHSTTPSPEDMLQASDEFLQVESALENCSGDQKMVIIMRFFQDLSIAETAQILNWTEAKVKTTQHRAIKFLRQQLQPVSEQEAKRQ, via the coding sequence TTGAATGACTCCGTGTTCCATCGACTATACGATGTATATCATCAAGACGTGTTCCAGTTCCTTATTTATTTAGTGAAAAACCGTACACTTGCTGAGGATTTAGCGCATGAAGTGTACGTTCGTGTGCTGCGCTCATATGACCACTTTGCAGGAAACAGCAGTGAGAAAACGTGGTTATTTGCTATTGCAAAAAACGTAGCAATTGACCATTTTAGAAAACAGGCAGTACGCAAAAAACATTCACTTGATTTTTTTGACTGGGAAACGGAACAACTACATTCAACCACACCATCACCTGAAGATATGCTACAGGCTAGCGATGAATTTTTGCAAGTAGAGTCAGCGCTTGAAAACTGTTCCGGCGACCAAAAAATGGTCATTATTATGCGCTTCTTCCAAGACTTATCCATTGCTGAAACAGCACAAATATTAAATTGGACAGAAGCGAAGGTAAAAACGACTCAGCATCGTGCCATTAAGTTTTTAAGACAACAGTTACAACCGGTTAGTGAACAGGAGGCGAAACGGCAATGA
- a CDS encoding RNA polymerase subunit sigma has product MTHKQFDDDQLENILNNAPKLSDHRSKDEVLKRLLADARLQDNIHLQDAVQEPIDTQIATIEPNQQNDAIQSERNDLPIKKRKNRKMPIFMSIAAVFVLTLITGSVFVHNNESPKNQATPDSATFSAIPENRATKDIESSDTVMDSSIAAEYNRMMSLRTSVYEEDLTDAVVFRIGLAGGKAAESVPMTYIIPNERVAADFGKEKPTSLQMYEKYAPQIDEEAMGFTNYHPYKGDLKEKGEKLVHVLPKKNDYDIASASVSKYLGSLKDTFSDSDYKEIAFENADGTAYEFSQAGEPSEPMALKPKDHYNYYLYKEENGTEYISPDFRKTYPTVTEALTVMRQKNDDIYVPAIPENVTYTVKEEADGVVVTFDAPLDLTTMDAVRATQLIEAMMLTAASFEKKLRLDNVVQDSWEGFDLTKYLPLPVGANKQYMP; this is encoded by the coding sequence ATGACTCATAAACAGTTTGACGATGACCAACTTGAAAATATATTGAACAATGCCCCTAAGCTTTCTGACCACCGTTCGAAAGACGAAGTGTTGAAACGATTGCTGGCAGATGCACGCTTGCAGGATAATATCCATCTTCAAGATGCCGTGCAAGAACCAATTGATACCCAAATTGCAACGATAGAGCCTAATCAACAGAATGATGCTATACAATCAGAGAGAAATGATTTACCAATAAAAAAACGTAAAAATAGAAAAATGCCTATATTTATGAGTATTGCTGCTGTTTTTGTCTTGACTTTAATAACGGGATCTGTGTTTGTTCACAATAATGAATCGCCTAAAAATCAGGCAACCCCTGATAGCGCTACATTTTCTGCGATACCAGAAAACAGAGCTACAAAGGATATTGAAAGTAGTGATACTGTAATGGATTCCAGTATAGCTGCGGAATATAATCGGATGATGTCGCTCCGAACATCTGTGTACGAAGAAGATTTAACAGATGCCGTAGTATTCCGCATTGGTTTAGCTGGGGGAAAAGCGGCGGAGAGTGTCCCCATGACGTATATTATTCCAAATGAGCGCGTTGCCGCTGATTTTGGCAAGGAAAAGCCTACATCTTTGCAAATGTATGAAAAATACGCTCCACAAATAGATGAGGAAGCAATGGGCTTTACAAACTATCATCCATACAAGGGTGATTTGAAAGAAAAAGGCGAAAAACTTGTGCATGTACTACCTAAAAAAAATGATTACGATATAGCTTCGGCCTCGGTAAGTAAGTATCTAGGGTCGTTAAAGGACACATTCTCAGATTCTGATTATAAGGAAATTGCCTTTGAAAATGCAGATGGCACGGCTTATGAGTTCTCGCAAGCGGGTGAGCCAAGTGAGCCAATGGCATTGAAGCCAAAAGATCATTATAATTATTATTTATATAAGGAAGAAAATGGCACAGAATATATATCGCCAGATTTTCGTAAAACCTATCCAACTGTAACAGAGGCACTCACAGTGATGCGTCAAAAAAACGATGATATCTATGTTCCGGCCATACCAGAGAATGTGACTTACACAGTGAAGGAAGAAGCGGATGGTGTCGTCGTAACTTTTGATGCGCCACTTGATTTAACAACTATGGATGCAGTGCGTGCTACGCAGTTAATTGAGGCAATGATGCTAACTGCTGCGAGTTTCGAAAAAAAATTGCGCTTAGATAATGTCGTACAGGACAGTTGGGAGGGCTTTGATTTAACAAAGTACTTACCATTGCCAGTAGGGGCGAATAAGCAATATATGCCATAA
- a CDS encoding ECF transporter S component, producing MKKDVKLQSFITIGMLSSISFLLMLFNFPIPPFPAFLEVDFSDMPALIAAITMGPVAGILVELFKNVLDWIFSGTPTGVPVGHMANFATGILFILPVTFIFNRFKTVAGLVGGLVAGTIVMAVGMSLLNYAVFLPMYTYFLGMEPVVGDSLYTMIVAGILPFNLVKGILLTAIMAILFTTMRKWIERQRQMYLTK from the coding sequence ATGAAGAAAGATGTCAAACTTCAATCGTTTATTACGATTGGCATGCTAAGTAGTATTTCGTTTTTACTAATGCTTTTTAATTTCCCGATTCCGCCATTTCCAGCGTTTCTAGAGGTGGATTTCAGTGATATGCCTGCACTTATTGCAGCAATTACAATGGGACCTGTAGCAGGTATTTTAGTAGAATTATTTAAAAATGTACTAGATTGGATTTTCTCAGGAACACCAACAGGTGTACCGGTTGGCCATATGGCAAACTTTGCGACAGGAATTTTATTTATTTTACCAGTAACGTTTATCTTTAATCGTTTTAAAACAGTTGCAGGTCTTGTTGGAGGTTTAGTTGCTGGAACAATCGTGATGGCAGTAGGTATGAGCCTTCTAAACTATGCGGTATTTTTACCAATGTACACATACTTCTTAGGCATGGAGCCAGTCGTTGGAGATTCTTTATATACAATGATTGTAGCAGGGATTTTACCATTTAACCTTGTAAAAGGTATTTTATTAACGGCAATTATGGCAATACTATTCACAACAATGCGTAAATGGATTGAACGTCAACGTCAAATGTATTTAACAAAATAA
- a CDS encoding sodium-dependent transporter: MSQKNGQWSSKLGFILASAGAAIGLGAIWKLPYVTGQSGGGAFFLIFVLFTLLIGLPMLLSEYILGRGTQSEAVTAYKKVVPTKQGWAWIGRMGVLGCFLLLTFYSVVGGWIFIYSGLGVTGSVINPTVNPSDLFGNIIGTPWITLLGLVLFTLANVVVISLGVQNGIEKANKWMMPLLFLMFVVLVVRALTLDGAMEGVKFFLWPDFTHITGKALLEALGQSFFGLAVGFSCLVTYSSYLKKDVSLPNSARSVVMLTVLVSFFAGLAIFPVVFAFDLEPTAGPGLLFMVLPTAFSQMPFGEVFLAMFLLLFLFATLTSSFSLYEIIVAAFIEKWHMSRTSLTMLLGVVVFIAAIPSALSSSLLADVSIFGKTIFDATDFLVSNLMLPLGNLLIAIFIAYVVDKEFVKKELLMGSQMGQGFFTTYRWLMLIVVPLVIIVVLLNMLLQF, translated from the coding sequence ATGAGTCAAAAGAACGGACAGTGGTCCAGTAAATTAGGGTTTATTTTAGCATCGGCAGGAGCAGCGATTGGACTAGGTGCAATTTGGAAACTGCCGTATGTCACAGGTCAAAGTGGCGGTGGCGCATTTTTCCTGATTTTTGTGCTATTTACATTATTGATTGGTTTGCCGATGTTATTATCGGAATATATTTTAGGGCGTGGTACACAGTCAGAGGCAGTAACTGCATATAAAAAAGTTGTGCCAACGAAGCAGGGCTGGGCATGGATTGGTCGCATGGGTGTGCTGGGGTGTTTTCTGCTATTAACTTTTTACAGTGTAGTTGGGGGCTGGATTTTTATATATAGCGGCCTTGGCGTGACGGGATCGGTCATAAATCCTACCGTTAATCCTAGTGATTTATTTGGTAACATAATAGGGACGCCATGGATTACACTACTTGGTTTAGTGCTGTTTACGTTGGCAAATGTAGTGGTCATTTCACTTGGTGTGCAAAATGGGATTGAAAAAGCTAATAAGTGGATGATGCCATTATTATTTTTAATGTTTGTAGTACTTGTAGTGCGTGCGTTAACGTTAGATGGGGCGATGGAGGGTGTTAAATTCTTCTTGTGGCCGGACTTCACACATATTACAGGGAAGGCGTTACTAGAGGCTTTAGGGCAATCGTTCTTTGGCTTAGCCGTTGGGTTTTCATGTCTTGTGACGTATAGCTCATATTTGAAAAAAGATGTGAGTCTACCGAATTCAGCGAGGTCAGTTGTTATGCTAACGGTGCTTGTGTCGTTTTTCGCCGGACTTGCGATTTTCCCGGTTGTCTTTGCTTTTGACTTAGAGCCAACAGCGGGACCTGGATTATTATTTATGGTGTTGCCAACAGCATTTAGTCAAATGCCGTTCGGGGAAGTATTTTTAGCGATGTTTTTATTACTGTTTTTATTTGCTACGCTAACATCATCCTTTAGTTTATATGAAATAATCGTAGCGGCATTTATTGAAAAATGGCATATGTCACGTACTTCATTGACGATGTTACTCGGTGTGGTTGTCTTTATAGCTGCGATTCCATCCGCTTTATCATCAAGTCTTTTAGCTGATGTATCGATTTTTGGTAAAACAATTTTTGATGCGACCGACTTTTTAGTGTCGAATTTAATGTTGCCATTAGGTAATTTATTGATTGCGATTTTTATTGCGTATGTGGTTGATAAGGAATTTGTGAAAAAAGAATTACTGATGGGCAGTCAAATGGGACAGGGGTTTTTTACAACATATCGCTGGTTAATGTTAATTGTAGTACCTTTAGTTATTATTGTTGTCCTGCTTAATATGCTTTTGCAATTTTAA
- a CDS encoding STAS domain-containing protein, giving the protein MAQKKASMAINTKANYIVISFTGDLEYGVIEDIKKDLQALKLETKLGYIIDMQKVMNIDSTGFGMIVNFAKMVSVKEKRIAIIVVDDFIRNLFAISQCDKIFPISKSEEEAKQIIQNGWSSELSLNEY; this is encoded by the coding sequence ATGGCTCAGAAAAAGGCTTCAATGGCTATAAACACAAAGGCTAATTATATTGTCATTTCGTTTACTGGTGATTTGGAATATGGGGTAATTGAGGATATTAAAAAAGATCTACAAGCGCTTAAATTAGAAACAAAGCTCGGATACATTATCGATATGCAAAAAGTAATGAATATTGATAGTACAGGCTTTGGCATGATTGTCAATTTTGCAAAGATGGTATCTGTAAAAGAAAAAAGAATTGCCATTATTGTCGTTGATGATTTCATTCGTAACTTATTTGCTATTTCCCAGTGTGACAAAATATTCCCAATTTCAAAAAGTGAAGAAGAAGCAAAACAAATCATCCAAAACGGATGGTCGAGCGAATTATCACTAAATGAGTATTAA
- a CDS encoding methyl-accepting chemotaxis protein yields the protein MKWTIRKKMTLLIFTCILLLTSLLAGINFYIAKNNLLESANTKLLSDIQLSYQFLDAKIPGDWKIVNNQLYKGDVNMVENFEVADKVGELTNGNAVSIFQNDTRISTNIVESGKRALNTKVSDEVATVVLGQKKRFIGSANVLGSMHQAAYDPILDSKGDVIGVWATAVPTAPYIKIATNSAFYNIAISLGIAILIIVCISWFLQRQIITPLNILSANAKELANLNLNVKLLSPRGKDEIADLAQAFSDMKNRLTETITIVAGSANQIANSSHSLAESSHQTSEAASQIALTMNEIAVGTTTQSDQSERILNMMQKTIDEVAHSLQKVEETLNNAGDSTLIARKGDEAINEAIKHLSAVTKTVSYATDSIQKLGKRSEEIGGIITVITSIAEQTNLLALNAAIEAARAGDQGKGFAVVASEVRQLAEQSSLASGQITNLINDIQAETSVTVRTMESNLLAVEEQVVIINKGGSALKEIVEKVVETEADVEQMKVAFTNVNDNSLGVQQAIQDISRIIEDSAAATEEIAATSEEQYATVAEITQSSDELAAIAHKLQNEVNKFKF from the coding sequence ATGAAATGGACAATCCGGAAAAAGATGACCCTGCTCATCTTTACTTGTATTTTACTACTAACATCACTTTTAGCCGGTATTAACTTCTATATAGCGAAGAATAATCTATTAGAAAGTGCAAATACAAAACTTTTATCAGATATTCAATTAAGCTACCAATTTTTAGATGCAAAAATTCCCGGAGACTGGAAAATCGTCAACAATCAATTGTATAAAGGCGATGTCAACATGGTAGAGAATTTTGAAGTTGCTGATAAGGTTGGTGAACTGACAAATGGCAACGCTGTATCCATATTCCAAAATGATACCCGCATTAGTACGAATATAGTAGAATCTGGCAAACGGGCTCTCAATACAAAAGTTTCCGATGAGGTAGCTACTGTTGTACTCGGGCAAAAAAAGCGTTTCATCGGCTCTGCAAATGTTTTAGGAAGCATGCATCAAGCAGCCTATGATCCTATTTTAGATAGTAAAGGGGATGTCATTGGTGTGTGGGCAACAGCTGTCCCAACTGCACCCTATATAAAAATTGCTACAAATTCTGCATTTTATAATATTGCCATTTCATTAGGAATTGCCATTTTGATTATTGTATGTATTAGCTGGTTTTTACAACGTCAGATTATTACACCCCTCAATATACTTAGTGCAAATGCCAAAGAACTTGCCAATTTAAATTTAAATGTAAAATTATTAAGCCCAAGAGGAAAAGATGAAATTGCGGATTTAGCACAAGCCTTTAGTGATATGAAAAATCGCTTAACCGAAACGATAACCATTGTAGCTGGTAGTGCCAACCAAATAGCAAACTCTTCTCATTCTTTAGCAGAATCATCACATCAAACAAGCGAGGCAGCAAGTCAAATTGCGTTAACAATGAATGAAATTGCAGTCGGGACCACGACACAATCTGATCAATCTGAAAGAATCCTAAATATGATGCAAAAAACGATTGATGAAGTAGCTCATAGTTTACAAAAGGTAGAAGAAACTTTAAATAACGCCGGAGATTCGACTCTTATTGCCCGTAAAGGGGACGAAGCCATCAATGAAGCCATCAAACATTTGAGCGCCGTTACAAAAACAGTTTCTTACGCTACTGATTCTATTCAAAAGCTCGGTAAGCGTTCAGAAGAAATTGGCGGAATAATTACTGTTATCACAAGCATTGCTGAGCAAACAAATTTACTTGCCCTCAACGCCGCTATTGAAGCAGCACGAGCAGGTGACCAAGGAAAAGGCTTTGCAGTGGTAGCTTCAGAGGTTCGCCAGTTAGCAGAGCAATCTAGTTTAGCTTCAGGACAGATTACAAATTTAATTAATGATATACAAGCAGAAACTTCAGTGACTGTTCGTACAATGGAAAGTAACTTACTTGCCGTAGAGGAACAAGTGGTAATCATCAATAAAGGAGGGAGTGCTTTAAAAGAAATTGTTGAAAAAGTGGTAGAAACCGAAGCAGATGTTGAGCAAATGAAAGTCGCATTCACTAATGTAAATGATAATTCTCTAGGTGTCCAACAAGCAATTCAAGATATTTCACGAATTATCGAAGACTCAGCAGCTGCTACCGAAGAAATTGCGGCAACCTCAGAAGAACAATATGCAACTGTTGCAGAAATCACACAAAGTTCAGACGAATTAGCTGCAATTGCCCATAAATTACAGAATGAAGTGAATAAATTTAAGTTTTAA
- a CDS encoding ATP-binding protein, translating into MEFTLNVQPNMQAINFVDQVMENYMTVYDLPYQREIRFVVHELVINAVEAMGKIYTDCKEKIQVQVTQTDEEIRVTVTDEAKGIDENDWEKVFQFDVHNHTSFDRGRGLLFVKNMVDHIWFENVTETKFLVGISKKIHA; encoded by the coding sequence ATGGAATTCACACTCAATGTACAACCTAATATGCAGGCCATTAACTTTGTTGATCAGGTAATGGAAAATTATATGACTGTATATGATCTTCCTTATCAAAGGGAAATACGATTTGTCGTTCACGAATTAGTCATTAATGCTGTCGAAGCGATGGGAAAAATTTATACAGATTGTAAAGAAAAAATACAAGTACAGGTTACCCAGACGGACGAAGAGATACGAGTAACGGTCACTGATGAAGCTAAAGGAATCGACGAAAATGATTGGGAAAAAGTCTTTCAATTTGATGTACATAATCACACTTCTTTTGATCGGGGACGAGGTTTATTATTCGTAAAAAATATGGTTGATCATATTTGGTTTGAAAATGTAACAGAAACAAAATTTTTAGTTGGTATTTCAAAAAAAATCCATGCGTAA
- a CDS encoding SpoIIE family protein phosphatase, which produces MAVLIIGSVSNDVLRMQKYFHRIDIKNIHCFTTTEAAMNYLLDDLKEELDLIIFDAKLTLKNCEEICQHIEVLQNWIDAPILLSTSYEKSITIDRVFEAGIFDFILKPFDFTHFKTRIQVALKYQGEAKLRKLQESSIQKDLMIAKKFQKNALSLPLNLKHIQINGLYVTSNTLGGDMYSWFKINDDLTAVLLYDAMGHGIAASLVTMSIKSLLRGIITRLIDPVAVIHELNHQIYELFSDEDMDRFLLTAIYILIDTKSGTLHYVNAAHPSGFLYGKYGETVFLPANTPILGLFPTIQINKKTIPLSGWHRIILYTDGLLTLNEQQLIDFDFFHSYASQDNAYALQKFSQKYDLSENQHSDDITVVSVTITL; this is translated from the coding sequence ATGGCAGTATTAATTATTGGTAGCGTGAGCAATGATGTGTTGCGAATGCAAAAGTATTTTCATCGTATAGACATCAAAAATATTCATTGTTTTACAACAACGGAAGCAGCGATGAATTATTTATTAGATGATTTAAAAGAAGAGCTCGATTTAATTATTTTTGATGCAAAATTAACACTTAAAAATTGCGAGGAAATTTGTCAACATATTGAAGTATTACAGAATTGGATTGATGCACCCATTCTTCTCTCCACTTCATATGAAAAATCGATTACGATTGACAGAGTCTTTGAGGCAGGCATATTCGATTTTATATTGAAGCCATTTGATTTCACCCATTTCAAAACACGCATTCAAGTCGCCCTAAAATATCAAGGAGAAGCTAAACTTCGGAAACTACAGGAAAGTTCCATTCAGAAGGATTTAATGATTGCTAAAAAGTTTCAAAAGAATGCATTATCACTACCGTTAAATCTCAAACATATTCAAATAAATGGACTATATGTTACTTCTAATACATTAGGCGGTGACATGTACAGCTGGTTTAAAATCAACGATGATTTAACCGCTGTTCTACTCTATGATGCGATGGGACATGGCATTGCTGCCTCTCTTGTCACTATGTCTATTAAATCGTTACTAAGAGGGATTATTACTAGATTAATTGATCCCGTTGCAGTTATTCACGAACTCAACCATCAAATATATGAGTTGTTTTCAGATGAGGATATGGATCGTTTTTTATTGACAGCTATCTATATACTAATTGATACAAAAAGCGGCACCTTACATTATGTTAATGCGGCTCACCCATCTGGCTTTTTATACGGCAAGTATGGAGAAACGGTGTTCCTGCCAGCCAATACGCCCATCTTAGGTCTTTTTCCTACTATTCAAATCAACAAAAAAACGATTCCTTTATCTGGTTGGCATCGTATCATTCTTTATACCGATGGTTTACTTACATTAAATGAACAACAGTTAATCGATTTTGATTTCTTTCATTCCTACGCATCTCAAGATAATGCCTATGCCTTGCAAAAATTTTCGCAAAAATACGATTTATCAGAAAACCAACATAGCGATGATATTACAGTAGTTTCAGTAACGATAACATTATAA